The DNA segment AAAACACGTAAAATTCTCTCCTTCGCCGTCATGTCCATCGTCGGACTGGCTATCGGCGTGGCAGTATCGTTCTATGTTCTGGTGAAACTATCCGTGCCATCCACCGGCGGCACGATCAAGACCATGGGCGTCGAGCATCCGGTCGAGATCACGTTCGATAAAATGGGCATCTGTCAAATCTGGGCCGAGTCTGAAACCGATGCGTATTTCGCGCTGGGATACCAGCACGCCGCCGACCGGATGTTCCAGATGGATCTCTCCCGACGAATCGCTAAAGGACGATTGTCACAAATGCTCGGCGATATCACCCGCGATATCGATATTTTCCAGCGACGGATCGGTCACTACCGTAGTGCCGCAAAAGCGCTGACAACACTCTCCGAAGAAAATCGGGCGCGTCTTGGGGCGTATACCGATGGAGTCAACGCCTACAAGACGCACGCAAAGGCGCTTCCCTTCGAATACCGGTTTCTTCCCGTGACATTTGAAGACTGGACAATTGAGGACTGTCTTGCCCTGTTGAGTTTTCAGACATGGTTTTCCAATGCCCTGATGAACCGCGATGAGTTCTATATCGAGCTTGAACAAAAAATCGGGCACGACCGGGCGCAAAGCCTCGTCTTCCCCTACCCCGACTGGGCGCCTACAACCGTGCCGGACGACACCAGACTTGGGATGCACTCCCCCGATAGCAGACCATCAATATACCGCGCCTTTGGCTCTATTCTTAAGCGAAGTGAACATACGTACCAAAGCGGCGGATATACGAGCGTGTACGAGCCATTTCAACGCGCGGTGGCAGGAGAGCTTTTCCGCAATTTTGAGATCCCGATGCAAATGACTCATTCATCGAACGCTTGGGTGGTCGCACCGCCTAAAAGCGCCAGCGGACACGCCATGCTGGCGTCGGATCCGCACCTGGAACTGACACGCCTCCCGCAGTTCTGGTATGTCGCCGGAGTGCACGCCTCGGCTGACTCGCTCGATGTTCTCGGTGTCACCACACCGGGACTTCCGTTTTTCGTGATGGGCCACAACGGACGCGCGGCATGGGCGTTCACCGCCGGGGGGATCGATGTTATCGACTACCGCGAGATTGAGGTCAACCCGAGCAATGCCGATGAATATCGCGATGGCGACCAGTGGGTAAAGTTCGAAACGATTGCTGATTCCATCGTGTACAGCGACAGCGACAAAATCGACTCCCTGAGTTTCAAAACCTGCCGCTATGGTATCGTGGTTGATGATATCGGCGACCGCGGCACGACCTACGCTTTCCACTGGGCTGGGTTCGATACTGATATGAATCAGGCCGTATCGTCGGGGTTCGAACTGCACTCCGTCCGCGGCTTCGACCGGTTCCGCCGGGTGGTGACCAATCTCGGGGCGCTCGACGCCAACATGCATTACGCGGACATCAACGGGAATATCGGCTACCAGTTGACAACACCGGTACCTATTCGAGACGAGAACTCCGATGGCTGGAACGGGTATCTCGATCTTGATGCCACCCCGCACGCTTTCAACCCATCGCGCGGATGGCTGGCGTCGTGCAACAATCTTCCCGAGCGCGGCGACAATATCCGCGGACATTTCTTCACCAACCGGATACTCAGCATCTTCGAATTGCTCGGCAGTAAGGACAAGTTCACGGTGGATGACATGCGCGCGTTCCAGAGCGATATCAACGACAGATACTGGCTGCGTTTCACCGATGATGCCGCCCGGATACTCGATCTGATGGATCAGCCGGCGATAGCCGATTCGGTCCGCGAGTGGGATGGCTACTGCGGTCTTCAGTCGCGTCAGGCGGCTATCCTCAATGTTTACCGCGCGCGTCTTAAGACGATCACTTTTACCGATGAGCTCGGCGGGCTGGCTTCGCAGGTGCCTGACCGGTGGATCGAATGTATCGCGCAGGTGGACAGCGCCGGGTGGTTCGATGATGTATCGACCGACAGCGTCATAGAATCTTATGACAATATCGCGATGGCGGCTATGAAAGAGGCGCTGAAGGTGACTGACGGCAAAGTGTGGGGGCAGATGCAGTCTCTCGAGATGCAGCATCCGTTGTCGATGATTCCCGTGCTCAGCGGACTGATGGGTCTTACGATCGGCCCGGAGCCCTGGCCCGGTAGCCCGGGTACGCTTCGCGCGTCGTTTTATCGTCAGGCCGCCGATGACAAGTTTGAGACTATGGCCGGTCCGAGCTGGCGGTTCGTGGTGGATTTCGCCGATGTGGACGCGGCGCAGATGGTGTTGCCGGCCGGCAATTCGGGTAATCCGATGAGTGATCATTTCCGCGATTTTTATCCTTTGTGGAGGGCCAACGAGTACTGGACCGTCCCGTTCACCCGCGACAAAGTCACCGCATCCTCCGCCAGCATTCTTAATCTGGAACCTGAAGCCTGACCGGGAATTTGGCTTCGGTACCCCACACCTAGCAGTTTTGTGCGAGGCAGATGTCTTCATCTGCACGAACAAATCCTCCGTAATCGTTTTTCACCCATGTCATTATCATGATTTGGGTTCGTTTCGTTGTTTTTGTATGGTGCCCTCACCCCGCCCCTCTCCCGGAGGCCGAGGGGGAAAGAGGCGTGATGTCGTGTCGCGTTTGATAAATCAAACGCCTACGGATGCGTTTTGCTTTGTCAGGCCCAAACGAGTTTGAGCCTGCCACCCGGACGCGGTCAGGTTAACAGCAGAGTCGCGAGGTGGCAGGAGTCTAAGAAGGCTCCTGCCCTACGCTTACTTTGTCCCCGGTGAATCTTCAGATTCACCGGGTAATCCAGAATTGGCTTTGTTTCGCTATTTTTCATGGGACCCCAAAACGCGTTTTTCCCTTCTAACCTATTTTCCGGTAGACATTTACTGCCTGTCATCAATGCCGTTTGGATGCACAAAGTATTCGATTTATGGTCTCTGAGAATATTCCGCTTCATATTTACTCGGACGTCAATGCATTGACCATGGATTTTGTGGCGAAATTGCACAGGTGGATAGGATCTGCGACAAGCCGCGGTGGGGCTTGATTTGTGGCTCTCAAATACCGATAATATGGTATATGATTGGGGAGGTTTGAAGGGGATTGGTTTTGTACAGAGGGCAGCGGGAGGAGTAGCCGCGGGGAGATTTGTGACAAAGGTCAACTTGACAAGACGACTGGTGAAACGTCTTTTAGTGAGCGATTGGGTCTTGTCTGCTTGCCCGGATGGACCCGACGTCGAATGAGTGCACATTAACGACAAATGAGGGAGGAATTACCCGTGAAATGTTTTAACCAATCAAAGGGAGGAGTGATGCGGAATTTCGCGCTGTACCTTATCATAGCCGTCGTGATTGGGATGATGACATCGACAGAGGGGCTGTGCCAAGAGTGCTATGGAGGTATTGAATGTGATTCGACGTGTATGCCCATTGTTGTAGACTATAGTGCCGAGGTCATCGGCGTAGACCCAAGCACCGGATTAGTTGCGTTCTGTTTTTCAATAAGCGCGAGGGGACAGAAGGAATTTCCGTTTGGCGGCTTTGTAGCTGTACTAAATGCCACTGATGGTTATGGCGAGGTGGTGAGTTGTCATGTGCTAGAGCTAGGGTGTCATGAATGTACAGGCAAGTTTTCAAGACTACTTCAGTGTCCTGACGGGCAGATAGGATTTTGGTGGGAAGCGTGGCAGTACCTTAATAACGGATACTGCGGTTGTACGTCTGACACCACCTGGATATCGGTTCCGGAGATATCGCCGGAGCCCACCGATGTTCCTCTCGCGAAGGAAGACGAGTACGGAAAGCCCCTGTGTACCGAGGCAATAGGGCATCCAATAAACGCGCTGAACGGCAATGTGTATACTGAGGCGGTCGATGTAACTATACCCTCCGACCGGGGGCCAAGCCTGCGTTTCGTGAGACATTATAACAGCATGGATGCTTTTACCACGGCCCTGGGCCGTGGTTGGAGGCATTCCTACGACTATTCGATCTGGATATCGTCAGACAGCAGCCGAGTGAACGTACGAGAAGGATCGGGACGGCAGCTTTCCTTCCGGAACAAACCGGCTATGGGCGATTACTGGTATGAATCGCCTCTGGGAGTTTTGGACAGACTCGAGTTCGAGCAGACGGCGGGCGTTTACTATCTCGTGAAGCCCGACGACACCAAATACTGGTTCGACACTGAGAGGCAACTCGATTACATCGAGGATCGCAACGGCAACCGTCTTGACTTGAATTATGAAGGCGGGTTTCTGACCAGCGTAACCGATGCGTCTGGCAGAAGTCTTAATTTCGTCTACGCTGGGACGAAGCTATCGGAGATCCGATCCGATTTGGATGAACTTTTGGTATCTTATGACTACGACGATGAAGACTGGGTGCTTGAACGGGCTACGTACCCCGATGGAAGTTGGGAGGGATATACCTATGCTGGTGATATTGGGGACGGCGGATACATTCACGCCATTTCGAATTCGGCCGGGGTCGGACATTACTATGGATACGACCCTGATGGCCGGGCGACATCTACCTATGGGAACGACGACATCGACAGGGCAGATCTCACGTACATACGCTTTTGCGACACGTGTCCGGTACTCTTCGAAACAAACGTGAGTTACCCGAACCGAAATAAAAGTTCGGTCTTTCATTCCATGTTTTCTAATGACGGTGACAGGCGAATTTTGGTTGACGTGACCGATCCCGACTGTCCCAGTTGCGCAGTGGCATACGAATATGATGGCGGGGGAAATCGCAGAAGGATCATCTACGCCAACGGTGTCGAGGACACCCTCAGCTATGACGTGCGTGGGAACATGCTGTCCTACACCCGCGCGGCCAACACTTCGCTGGCGCAGACGACGTTCTTTGAATATCATGACGTCTACAACCTTCCCACAAAAGAATACTCCACCAGCATCGCTAATCCCGCCAGCGGTGATACAATCAGATACGATTACGACGACAACGGTAACCTGCAGTACTACACTGAGTTCGGTTGGAAATCGGCCACCGAGAGCTATGAGTATATTACATCGTATTCGTACAATGAATTTGGTCAGGTGGAGACAATCAACGGACCGAGGACGGATGTCTCGGATATCTTCGAGTTCGACTACTACTCCAATGGTGATCTCCGGTACGTTGTCAAAGCTAACGGTGATACCACGGAATACGGGCTGCGCGATGAAATGGGTAACCGCACCTGGGTCAAGGACGCCAACGGGATGATAAAACGATATGAATATGACGGCCGCAACCGGCCGTCGAAGGTCATCTTGGCCTCGGAAACCGACGACAGCACGATTACGACTTTCGACCGCAATTACAACGGGGATATTGATCTTATCACTTTTCCCGAAGGCAATACAATCGATTACGAATACGACAACCACAACTGGCTCACCAGTGTGACGAACAGCGCCGGCGATCAACTGGTATATGGGTACGACACCAATTCCGATCTGACCCACATGGAGATAAAAAACAATCTGGATGTGGTGAGGAAGTACGAAAACTATTTCTACAACGAGGATGGGCTGCTGGAGAGAATAACCAATCCGGATTTGACCTATACCGAATACGAGTACGACGAGATGGGTAACCGTTTGTCGGTCCGGGATGCTAATGGACATTATACCTACTACGTTTATGACGAACTGAACCGATTGGACAGCGCCATTCAGATGGATGGGCTCGACAGTCTGATTACACAGTTTTTCTATGATGCCGACAACAATCTGACCACTCTGATCGACGCTGAGGGAAATACGTTTTCGTTTGTCTATGACGACCGGGGTTTGTTACTGGAGGAGAACTCCTCGGTTACCGGACTCACAAAGTATACGTATGATGCAGCGGGTAACTGTGTTTCAAAACTGAACGCCAAGAACGAGACGACAGTATACCATTATGATGCTTTGAACCGCCTGACGCTAGTCGAGTATGCCGATCCGTCTCAAAACGTCAGCTATGTTTATGACCAGCCCGAGTATTTTGGTAAAGGCAGGCTCTGCTGGGAGATTAACAGTATCTGTTCGCTCGGTTACCGTTATGATTTGCTAGGCCGTCTGGATCAGGAACTGATGAATATCGACAATCTCGAATACATAACATCGTACGATTATGATATGAACGGTGATATCTCGGTGCTGACCCACCACGTTGGGCATCAGGTAATTTACAATCGTGACGCCGCCCGGC comes from the Candidatus Zixiibacteriota bacterium genome and includes:
- a CDS encoding penicillin acylase family protein, producing MARSKTRKILSFAVMSIVGLAIGVAVSFYVLVKLSVPSTGGTIKTMGVEHPVEITFDKMGICQIWAESETDAYFALGYQHAADRMFQMDLSRRIAKGRLSQMLGDITRDIDIFQRRIGHYRSAAKALTTLSEENRARLGAYTDGVNAYKTHAKALPFEYRFLPVTFEDWTIEDCLALLSFQTWFSNALMNRDEFYIELEQKIGHDRAQSLVFPYPDWAPTTVPDDTRLGMHSPDSRPSIYRAFGSILKRSEHTYQSGGYTSVYEPFQRAVAGELFRNFEIPMQMTHSSNAWVVAPPKSASGHAMLASDPHLELTRLPQFWYVAGVHASADSLDVLGVTTPGLPFFVMGHNGRAAWAFTAGGIDVIDYREIEVNPSNADEYRDGDQWVKFETIADSIVYSDSDKIDSLSFKTCRYGIVVDDIGDRGTTYAFHWAGFDTDMNQAVSSGFELHSVRGFDRFRRVVTNLGALDANMHYADINGNIGYQLTTPVPIRDENSDGWNGYLDLDATPHAFNPSRGWLASCNNLPERGDNIRGHFFTNRILSIFELLGSKDKFTVDDMRAFQSDINDRYWLRFTDDAARILDLMDQPAIADSVREWDGYCGLQSRQAAILNVYRARLKTITFTDELGGLASQVPDRWIECIAQVDSAGWFDDVSTDSVIESYDNIAMAAMKEALKVTDGKVWGQMQSLEMQHPLSMIPVLSGLMGLTIGPEPWPGSPGTLRASFYRQAADDKFETMAGPSWRFVVDFADVDAAQMVLPAGNSGNPMSDHFRDFYPLWRANEYWTVPFTRDKVTASSASILNLEPEA
- a CDS encoding DUF6531 domain-containing protein, whose amino-acid sequence is MRNFALYLIIAVVIGMMTSTEGLCQECYGGIECDSTCMPIVVDYSAEVIGVDPSTGLVAFCFSISARGQKEFPFGGFVAVLNATDGYGEVVSCHVLELGCHECTGKFSRLLQCPDGQIGFWWEAWQYLNNGYCGCTSDTTWISVPEISPEPTDVPLAKEDEYGKPLCTEAIGHPINALNGNVYTEAVDVTIPSDRGPSLRFVRHYNSMDAFTTALGRGWRHSYDYSIWISSDSSRVNVREGSGRQLSFRNKPAMGDYWYESPLGVLDRLEFEQTAGVYYLVKPDDTKYWFDTERQLDYIEDRNGNRLDLNYEGGFLTSVTDASGRSLNFVYAGTKLSEIRSDLDELLVSYDYDDEDWVLERATYPDGSWEGYTYAGDIGDGGYIHAISNSAGVGHYYGYDPDGRATSTYGNDDIDRADLTYIRFCDTCPVLFETNVSYPNRNKSSVFHSMFSNDGDRRILVDVTDPDCPSCAVAYEYDGGGNRRRIIYANGVEDTLSYDVRGNMLSYTRAANTSLAQTTFFEYHDVYNLPTKEYSTSIANPASGDTIRYDYDDNGNLQYYTEFGWKSATESYEYITSYSYNEFGQVETINGPRTDVSDIFEFDYYSNGDLRYVVKANGDTTEYGLRDEMGNRTWVKDANGMIKRYEYDGRNRPSKVILASETDDSTITTFDRNYNGDIDLITFPEGNTIDYEYDNHNWLTSVTNSAGDQLVYGYDTNSDLTHMEIKNNLDVVRKYENYFYNEDGLLERITNPDLTYTEYEYDEMGNRLSVRDANGHYTYYVYDELNRLDSAIQMDGLDSLITQFFYDADNNLTTLIDAEGNTFSFVYDDRGLLLEENSSVTGLTKYTYDAAGNCVSKLNAKNETTVYHYDALNRLTLVEYADPSQNVSYVYDQPEYFGKGRLCWEINSICSLGYRYDLLGRLDQELMNIDNLEYITSYDYDMNGDISVLTHHVGHQVIYNRDAARRVSEVRWVFGDINQVLATQIQYEPFGGPTSWYFGNGISGTINYDVRYLAHDILTSNPAVLNRTYAHDAVGNITGITDNLDNSRSRTFGYDDLDQLTSAASQSYPGGSIGFTYHGNGNRETKTVGINTTTYEYTNNRLTGLTGTETASFGYDALGNLTSSNLGGLPRTYQWDYSGRLLSIDEGAVAEYEYDSRSRR